The following proteins are encoded in a genomic region of Luteitalea sp.:
- a CDS encoding serine hydrolase — protein MSSSALYSYLLPLLAVVSCATSRAGLETAAHSATAASSSPWLQYADVRQAGFDGQALRAVCERADRLHSGALMVVFRRHVVLACGDVDRPFEAHSVRKSLVSGLYGTAVAQGEIDLDATLADFAIDDRTPLTAAERSATIRQVISARSGVYLPAAYAPAGQDSERPERGSHSPGTGERCRPARRTATS, from the coding sequence ATGTCCTCGTCCGCTCTGTACTCATACCTTCTCCCACTCCTCGCCGTCGTCTCGTGCGCGACGTCTCGGGCGGGGCTCGAGACGGCTGCGCACTCGGCGACTGCCGCTTCTTCCAGCCCCTGGCTCCAGTACGCCGACGTCCGGCAGGCCGGCTTTGACGGGCAGGCCCTGCGGGCGGTCTGCGAGCGCGCCGACCGCCTCCACTCCGGTGCCCTGATGGTAGTGTTCCGGCGTCACGTGGTCCTCGCCTGCGGGGATGTGGACCGGCCGTTCGAAGCGCACTCGGTGCGGAAGAGCCTGGTCAGCGGCCTCTACGGCACGGCCGTCGCCCAGGGCGAAATCGACCTGGATGCCACCCTCGCCGACTTCGCCATCGACGACCGGACGCCCCTGACGGCGGCGGAACGATCGGCCACTATCCGCCAGGTGATCTCGGCCCGGAGCGGCGTCTATCTGCCGGCAGCATACGCGCCGGCGGGTCAGGACAGCGAGCGCCCCGAGCGGGGAAGCCACTCACCCGGAACTGGAGAACGTTGTCGGCCTGCACGCCGTACCGCGACGTCATAG